From a region of the Rhodococcus sp. 4CII genome:
- the ureG gene encoding urease accessory protein UreG, whose translation MPPHFIDGEPHDHQHDRPRRVRVAGEPVRIGIGGPVGSGKTALVAALCRQLREELSLAVLTNDIYTTEDADFLRRHAVLPDERIAAVQTGGCPHTAIRDDITANLDAIDDLVAANPPLDLILVESGGDNLTATFSSGLIDVQIFVVDVAGGDKVPRKGGPGVTFSDLLVINKTDLAPMVGADLGVMRRDAEKVREGRPTVLISLTEDPSSGPALEWVREQVRTLTAVQ comes from the coding sequence ATGCCACCGCATTTCATCGACGGTGAACCCCACGACCATCAGCACGACCGTCCCCGGCGGGTCCGGGTGGCGGGCGAACCGGTCCGGATCGGGATCGGTGGGCCCGTCGGATCGGGTAAGACCGCGCTCGTCGCGGCGCTCTGCAGGCAGCTGCGCGAGGAGTTGTCGCTGGCCGTGCTCACCAACGACATCTACACCACCGAGGACGCGGACTTCCTGCGCCGCCATGCCGTGCTGCCGGACGAGCGGATCGCCGCCGTGCAGACCGGTGGTTGCCCCCATACGGCGATCCGCGACGACATCACCGCGAACCTCGACGCCATCGACGACCTGGTCGCAGCCAATCCGCCGCTCGATCTGATCCTGGTGGAGTCGGGCGGCGACAATCTCACAGCGACGTTCTCCTCGGGTTTGATCGACGTGCAGATCTTCGTCGTCGACGTCGCAGGTGGTGACAAGGTGCCCCGCAAGGGTGGTCCCGGTGTGACGTTCTCGGATCTGCTCGTGATCAACAAGACCGACCTCGCCCCGATGGTCGGAGCCGATCTCGGGGTGATGCGCCGCGACGCCGAGAAGGTCCGCGAGGGCAGGCCCACGGTGCTGATCTCGTTGACGGAGGACCCGTCGTCCGGTCCGGCGCTGGAGTGGGTGCGCGAGCAGGTGCGCACGCTCACCGCCGTGCAGTGA
- a CDS encoding ABC-F family ATP-binding cassette domain-containing protein, giving the protein MANLINLEQVSKSFGIKPLLDSVSLGVQEGERIGVVGLNGGGKTTMLEVLAGVEAPDSGRVSRVGGLRMAVVTQRGVLPAGSSVGDVVLGPLGVADHEWAGDARIRSILAGIGIDNLGLEAKVDGLSGGERRRVALAAALVQDLDLLVLDEPTNHLDVEGVQWLAEHLVGRRSALVVVTHDRWFLDTVANRTWEVLGGRVESYEGGYNDWVFARAERSRQADASEERRRNLARKELAWLRRGAPARTSKPKYRIEAAEALIADVPPPRDNVALASFAQRRLGKVVIELEDARLETPDGRVLVDDLTWRLAPGERVGLVGVNGSGKTTLLRTLAGEIAPASGKRVQGQTVHIGWLRQELDDLPTNMRVLEAVKDVAERITLGDKEVSAGQLAERLGFTPARQRTPVGDLSGGERRRLQLTRVLMSEPNVLLLDEPTNDLDIDTLQQLEDILDGWAGTMVVISHDRYLIERICDSTWALFGDGKLTNLPGGIEDYLRRRAAMVDTGAPSVASTASGASAPKQVRDGAAERVARKELSRLERAVAKLDDRERKLHEKLAEAATDPDKLQKLDAELKEVVAEKEATEEQWMELAAELD; this is encoded by the coding sequence ATGGCGAATCTGATCAATCTCGAGCAGGTATCGAAGTCCTTCGGCATCAAGCCGCTGCTCGATTCGGTATCTCTCGGAGTGCAGGAAGGCGAACGCATCGGCGTCGTCGGCCTCAACGGCGGTGGCAAGACCACCATGCTCGAGGTGCTCGCCGGAGTGGAGGCGCCCGACTCCGGACGGGTCAGCCGGGTCGGCGGACTGCGGATGGCGGTCGTGACCCAGCGCGGCGTCCTGCCTGCCGGCTCGAGCGTCGGCGACGTGGTGCTCGGACCGCTGGGTGTGGCCGACCACGAATGGGCCGGCGACGCCCGCATCCGGTCGATCCTGGCCGGGATCGGCATCGACAACCTGGGTCTCGAGGCCAAGGTGGACGGGCTGTCGGGCGGCGAGCGGCGCCGCGTGGCGCTGGCCGCGGCGCTCGTCCAGGACCTCGATCTGCTGGTACTCGACGAGCCGACCAACCACCTCGACGTCGAGGGTGTGCAGTGGCTGGCGGAGCACCTCGTCGGCCGCCGCAGCGCGCTGGTGGTCGTGACGCACGATCGCTGGTTCCTCGACACCGTCGCCAACCGCACGTGGGAAGTGTTGGGCGGCAGGGTCGAAAGCTACGAGGGCGGGTACAACGACTGGGTGTTCGCCCGGGCGGAGCGTTCCCGGCAGGCCGACGCGTCCGAGGAACGTCGTCGCAACCTCGCTCGCAAGGAGCTGGCCTGGTTGCGTCGCGGCGCGCCCGCCCGCACGTCCAAGCCGAAGTACCGGATCGAGGCCGCCGAGGCGCTGATCGCGGATGTGCCCCCGCCCCGAGACAACGTGGCGCTGGCGTCGTTCGCGCAGCGACGGCTCGGCAAGGTCGTCATCGAACTCGAGGACGCGCGGCTGGAAACCCCCGACGGCCGGGTGCTCGTCGACGACCTCACGTGGCGGTTGGCTCCGGGGGAGCGGGTCGGCCTGGTCGGCGTCAACGGCTCCGGCAAGACGACGCTTCTGCGCACGCTCGCCGGGGAGATCGCCCCGGCGTCGGGCAAGCGGGTCCAGGGTCAGACCGTGCACATCGGCTGGCTGCGCCAGGAACTCGACGACCTGCCGACGAACATGCGGGTGCTCGAGGCCGTCAAGGACGTCGCCGAGCGGATCACGTTGGGCGACAAGGAGGTGTCGGCCGGGCAGCTCGCCGAACGGCTGGGATTCACGCCGGCCCGGCAGCGGACGCCGGTGGGCGACCTGTCCGGTGGTGAGCGGCGCCGGCTGCAGCTGACGCGGGTGCTGATGTCGGAGCCGAACGTGCTGCTGCTCGACGAGCCGACCAACGACCTCGACATCGACACGTTGCAGCAGCTCGAGGACATTCTCGACGGCTGGGCGGGCACCATGGTGGTCATCAGTCACGACCGGTACCTCATCGAGCGCATCTGTGATTCGACGTGGGCGCTGTTCGGCGACGGCAAACTGACCAACCTGCCCGGGGGCATCGAGGACTATCTGCGCCGCCGGGCGGCGATGGTCGACACCGGCGCGCCGTCGGTCGCGTCGACGGCCTCCGGTGCGTCCGCACCCAAGCAGGTGCGCGACGGCGCCGCCGAGCGCGTCGCCCGCAAGGAACTGTCGCGTCTCGAGCGGGCCGTGGCGAAGCTCGACGATCGCGAACGGAAGCTGCACGAGAAGCTGGCCGAGGCGGCCACCGATCCGGACAAGCTGCAAAAGCTCGACGCCGAGCTCAAAGAGGTCGTCGCGGAGAAGGAAGCCACCGAGGAGCAGTGGATGGAGCTGGCCGCCGAACTGGACTAG
- a CDS encoding YdcF family protein, protein MTAAFCLTLAVSTTASASASAADLFNSAQGRFAAGDTHGALADIGGAVAGEPGDTNALALQAIYADAADDLITREAALARLGGMDGGMRAGVDGMLNAIRIASFTPPNPLPAIQGPSTAIIVLGFGLLPDGTMRPELVNRLQAALVQSWVSPLSPIIVTGGNPQNGITEAAAMQGWLQAHGVPADRIHPEHRAGSTVGNALNSVPLARSLGAGGAILVTSANHTRRATVDFTVAGLPVVGAMSAVTSAGQLIAEVMPLTKDQQLGMYRDAIRVFGIPAGY, encoded by the coding sequence ATGACCGCCGCCTTCTGCCTGACCCTCGCGGTGTCGACCACCGCGTCGGCGTCCGCGTCGGCGGCCGACCTCTTCAACAGCGCCCAGGGCAGATTCGCCGCCGGCGACACCCACGGCGCGCTCGCGGACATCGGGGGCGCCGTCGCCGGGGAACCGGGCGACACCAACGCGCTGGCCCTGCAAGCCATCTACGCCGATGCGGCAGACGACCTGATCACCCGGGAGGCCGCGCTCGCTCGGCTCGGCGGAATGGACGGTGGCATGCGCGCCGGCGTCGACGGCATGCTGAACGCGATCCGGATCGCGTCGTTCACCCCGCCGAATCCACTGCCGGCCATCCAGGGGCCGTCCACCGCGATCATCGTCCTCGGCTTCGGGCTGCTCCCCGACGGCACGATGCGGCCGGAGTTGGTCAACCGACTGCAGGCCGCGCTCGTCCAGTCGTGGGTGTCGCCGCTCTCACCGATCATCGTTACGGGCGGCAATCCGCAGAACGGCATCACCGAGGCCGCCGCGATGCAGGGATGGTTGCAGGCTCACGGTGTCCCGGCAGACCGCATCCACCCCGAGCACCGCGCCGGATCGACCGTGGGCAACGCCCTCAACTCGGTCCCGCTCGCTCGGTCGCTCGGCGCGGGCGGCGCGATTCTCGTGACGTCGGCCAATCACACGCGCAGGGCAACGGTCGATTTCACCGTCGCCGGACTGCCGGTGGTCGGGGCGATGAGTGCGGTCACCAGTGCCGGTCAGCTGATCGCCGAAGTGATGCCATTGACCAAGGATCAGCAGCTCGGCATGTATCGCGACGCGATCAGGGTGTTCGGCATTCCCGCCGGCTACTGA
- a CDS encoding urease subunit alpha, whose protein sequence is MTHLSRARYAELFGPTTGDRIRLADTDLLIEITEDRSGGPGLAGDEAVFGGGKVLRESMGQGRATRAEGAPDTVITGVVVVDHWGIIKADIGIRGGRIVALGKAGNPDTMSGVHPDLVVGPSTEIIAGNGKIVTAGGIDCHVHFICPQIMDEALGGGITTMIGGGTGPAEGSKATTVTPGSWHTARMLEALDGWPMNIALLGKGNTVSSESMWEQLRGGVSGFKLHEDWGSTPAAIDACLTVADAAGVQVALHSDTLNEAGFVEDTLAAIAGRAIHAYHTEGAGGGHAPDIITVAAHANVLPSSTNPTRPHTVNTLDEHLDMLMVCHHLSPAIPEDLAFAESRIRPSTIAAEDLLHDLGAISMIGSDSQAMGRIGEVVLRTWQTAHVMKRRRGFLPGDNGADNRRVQRYVAKYTICPAVAHGLEDEIGSVEVGKLADLVLWDPAFFGVRPHAVIKGGMIAWAAMGDANASIPTPQPVLPRPMFGATPKAAAATSVHFVAPHALEDGLADRLDLSRRLVPVANVRSRGKSDMPRNDAQPRIEVDPDTFTVRIDGEVWEEQPAAELPMAQRYFLF, encoded by the coding sequence ATGACCCATCTCAGCCGTGCCCGGTACGCCGAGTTGTTCGGTCCGACGACGGGCGACCGGATCCGGCTCGCCGACACCGACCTGCTGATCGAGATCACCGAGGACCGTAGCGGCGGGCCGGGACTGGCCGGCGACGAAGCGGTGTTCGGTGGTGGAAAAGTGTTGCGCGAGTCAATGGGCCAGGGTCGGGCGACCCGTGCCGAGGGCGCGCCCGACACGGTGATCACCGGGGTCGTGGTGGTCGACCACTGGGGAATTATCAAGGCGGACATCGGTATTCGGGGAGGTCGCATCGTCGCGCTCGGCAAGGCGGGCAACCCCGACACGATGTCGGGTGTCCACCCGGATCTGGTGGTGGGGCCGTCCACCGAGATCATCGCCGGGAACGGCAAGATCGTCACCGCCGGTGGCATCGACTGCCACGTGCACTTCATCTGCCCGCAGATCATGGACGAGGCGCTGGGCGGCGGCATCACGACGATGATCGGCGGCGGCACCGGCCCGGCCGAAGGCAGCAAGGCCACCACCGTCACGCCCGGTTCGTGGCACACCGCCCGGATGCTCGAGGCGCTCGACGGCTGGCCGATGAACATCGCCCTGCTCGGCAAGGGCAACACGGTCAGCTCGGAGTCGATGTGGGAGCAGTTGCGCGGCGGCGTCTCCGGGTTCAAGCTGCACGAGGACTGGGGCTCCACGCCGGCCGCGATCGACGCGTGCCTCACCGTCGCGGACGCCGCGGGTGTGCAGGTGGCACTCCACTCGGACACCCTGAACGAGGCCGGTTTCGTCGAGGACACACTCGCGGCGATCGCCGGGCGCGCGATCCACGCCTATCACACGGAAGGGGCGGGCGGCGGTCACGCTCCGGACATCATCACGGTGGCCGCGCACGCGAACGTCCTGCCGAGTTCGACCAATCCGACCCGGCCGCACACCGTCAACACGCTCGACGAGCATCTCGACATGCTGATGGTGTGCCATCACCTGAGCCCGGCGATCCCGGAGGATCTGGCGTTCGCGGAGAGCCGTATCCGGCCGTCCACCATCGCGGCGGAGGATCTCCTCCACGACCTCGGTGCCATCTCCATGATCGGCAGCGACTCGCAGGCGATGGGACGCATCGGCGAGGTCGTGTTGCGTACTTGGCAGACCGCGCACGTGATGAAACGTCGGCGGGGTTTCCTGCCCGGTGACAACGGCGCCGACAACCGGCGCGTCCAGCGCTACGTGGCGAAGTACACGATCTGCCCCGCTGTCGCACACGGGCTCGAGGACGAGATCGGATCGGTAGAGGTCGGCAAACTCGCCGACCTGGTGCTGTGGGATCCGGCGTTCTTCGGGGTGCGGCCGCACGCCGTGATCAAGGGCGGAATGATCGCGTGGGCCGCGATGGGAGATGCCAACGCGTCCATTCCCACTCCGCAGCCCGTGCTGCCGCGCCCTATGTTCGGGGCGACGCCCAAGGCGGCGGCCGCCACGTCCGTGCACTTCGTCGCGCCGCATGCCCTCGAGGACGGATTGGCGGACCGGCTCGATCTGAGCCGGCGACTGGTGCCGGTCGCGAACGTGCGTTCGCGTGGCAAGTCCGATATGCCCCGCAACGACGCGCAGCCGAGGATCGAGGTCGACCCCGACACGTTCACGGTCCGCATCGACGGCGAGGTGTGGGAAGAGCAGCCGGCGGCGGAACTGCCGATGGCCCAGCGATATTTCCTGTTCTGA
- a CDS encoding urease subunit beta: MIPGEVLCAEGVIELNEGSPRIELAVVNTGDRPVQVGSHVHFPQANHALQFDRSAAHGLRLDIPAGTAVRFEPGIAQTISLVPLRGTREVHGLSLTPPGKLDAS; this comes from the coding sequence GTGATTCCCGGTGAAGTGCTGTGCGCCGAGGGCGTGATCGAGCTCAACGAAGGTTCTCCGCGCATCGAACTGGCGGTGGTCAACACCGGTGACCGCCCGGTCCAGGTCGGGAGCCACGTTCATTTTCCGCAGGCCAACCACGCCCTGCAGTTCGACCGGTCCGCCGCCCACGGGCTGCGGCTGGACATCCCCGCGGGCACCGCGGTGCGCTTCGAACCGGGTATCGCGCAGACGATTTCGCTCGTACCTCTGCGCGGTACCCGTGAAGTGCACGGGCTGAGCCTCACTCCGCCCGGGAAGCTGGACGCATCATGA
- a CDS encoding 4-(cytidine 5'-diphospho)-2-C-methyl-D-erythritol kinase, whose translation MLSVVPRPVVVRAPSKVNLHLAVGDLRGDGYHELNTVFQALSLSDTVSVVPAETLSVTVRGEDARVVPTDSGNLVWKAAEMLAAESGRRPDVEIAIEKGIPVAGGMAGGSADAAATLVGLNALWALDLSREQLDGFAAKLGSDVPFSLHGGTAFGTGRGERLLPVLSRSTFHWVLALAKGGLSTPTVFRELDRLRAEGNPPRLGGAEELMHALTTGDAATLAPLLGNDLQSAALSLNPGLRRTLRAGVSAGALAGIVSGSGPTCAFLCADADAAVQVSAELAGAGVCRTVRVASGPVPGARIINDAAEGSH comes from the coding sequence GTGCTTTCCGTCGTTCCCCGCCCCGTTGTCGTCAGGGCCCCGTCCAAGGTCAATCTGCATCTGGCCGTCGGGGACCTGCGTGGCGACGGCTATCACGAGCTGAACACGGTGTTCCAGGCGCTCTCGCTCAGCGACACCGTGTCGGTGGTTCCTGCGGAGACGCTGTCGGTGACGGTCCGCGGCGAAGACGCCCGCGTGGTACCGACCGACAGCGGCAACCTGGTGTGGAAGGCCGCGGAGATGCTCGCCGCCGAATCGGGACGCCGGCCGGACGTCGAGATCGCCATCGAGAAGGGGATCCCGGTGGCCGGGGGGATGGCCGGCGGCAGCGCCGACGCGGCGGCGACGCTGGTGGGGCTGAACGCGTTGTGGGCGCTGGACCTGTCGCGGGAGCAACTCGACGGATTCGCCGCGAAGCTGGGCAGCGACGTCCCCTTCTCCCTCCACGGCGGGACCGCGTTCGGGACGGGGCGCGGCGAGCGACTCCTGCCCGTGCTGTCCCGCAGCACGTTCCACTGGGTGCTCGCGCTCGCAAAGGGCGGACTGAGCACACCGACGGTGTTCCGGGAGCTGGACCGTCTGCGGGCCGAGGGAAATCCGCCGCGACTCGGCGGTGCCGAGGAACTGATGCACGCCCTCACGACGGGCGACGCCGCGACGCTCGCCCCGCTGCTGGGCAACGACCTGCAATCTGCCGCCCTGTCCCTGAACCCGGGTCTGCGGCGGACGCTGCGCGCCGGGGTCTCGGCGGGCGCACTGGCCGGGATCGTCTCCGGGTCCGGCCCGACCTGTGCTTTCTTGTGCGCTGACGCGGATGCCGCGGTCCAAGTCAGCGCAGAACTCGCTGGTGCGGGGGTGTGTCGCACGGTGCGGGTCGCCAGCGGACCCGTGCCGGGCGCACGAATAATCAACGACGCGGCGGAGGGATCGCACTGA
- a CDS encoding urease accessory protein UreD: MRTELTIVASPDRSPRIAAVGGLAARITGRDTVHVIGTAATPLGGDHWDITVRVLPGARLTLRSVAASLALPGRGCALSTARWSVEVADDAALDCALEPTVISGGAEHRVETTVSLAESSTLLLRERVQIGRSGEETGRWVGITNADLGAVPLLRHQLELGIGTVSHDVLDGPAAVTSALRYPDSRPADVAGDIRSARTRLPLARGGSLTTRLGPHL, translated from the coding sequence GTGCGCACCGAACTGACGATCGTCGCGTCGCCCGATCGCAGTCCGCGGATCGCCGCGGTCGGGGGACTGGCCGCCCGGATCACCGGACGCGACACGGTCCACGTGATCGGCACCGCTGCGACCCCGCTCGGCGGCGACCACTGGGACATCACCGTCCGGGTGCTGCCGGGGGCCCGGCTGACGCTGCGCAGCGTTGCGGCCTCCCTCGCCTTGCCGGGCCGGGGTTGCGCGCTGTCCACGGCGCGCTGGTCGGTGGAGGTCGCGGACGACGCCGCGCTCGACTGCGCACTGGAACCCACGGTGATCTCGGGCGGCGCGGAGCATCGTGTGGAGACGACCGTGTCACTCGCGGAATCGTCCACGCTGCTGCTGCGTGAGAGGGTGCAGATCGGCCGGTCGGGGGAGGAGACCGGACGCTGGGTGGGCATCACGAACGCCGATCTCGGCGCTGTGCCCCTGCTCCGGCACCAGTTGGAACTCGGGATCGGCACGGTCTCGCACGACGTGCTGGACGGCCCGGCGGCAGTGACGAGTGCGCTGCGGTATCCGGACTCGCGGCCCGCGGACGTCGCGGGCGACATCCGGTCGGCGCGCACCCGTCTTCCCCTCGCACGGGGTGGCAGCCTCACCACGCGGCTGGGCCCACACCTGTGA
- a CDS encoding urease accessory protein UreF — translation MRLAHLMSLADSRLPTGGHVHSGGIEEAVASGVVRDVATMEAFLRRRIRTAGLVAGSIGAAVCDRRLTPEHADAEMDARTPSPAARSSSRAQGRGLLRLARTTWPEHDWSPLGTRPHLPVVSGTVGTVTAIAPREAALVVVYTTMTGSAIAAQRLLALDPAQVAACTFALSDLCDDIADRCVTGLSSVSDPFMDVVAERHVLRDRPLFMS, via the coding sequence ATGCGCCTCGCTCATCTGATGTCCCTGGCCGACTCGCGGCTGCCCACCGGCGGCCACGTGCATTCGGGCGGGATCGAGGAGGCCGTCGCGAGCGGCGTCGTCCGCGACGTCGCCACCATGGAGGCGTTCCTGCGGCGACGGATCCGGACCGCGGGGCTCGTCGCCGGATCGATCGGCGCGGCGGTGTGCGACAGGCGCCTCACCCCCGAACACGCGGACGCGGAAATGGATGCGCGAACCCCGTCCCCGGCGGCGCGGTCGTCGTCGCGGGCGCAGGGGAGAGGTCTGCTGCGTCTGGCCCGCACCACGTGGCCCGAGCACGACTGGTCCCCGCTCGGAACACGCCCGCACCTGCCCGTCGTTTCGGGGACGGTCGGAACCGTCACCGCGATCGCGCCCCGTGAGGCCGCGCTGGTCGTGGTCTACACCACGATGACCGGCTCCGCGATCGCCGCGCAGCGACTGCTCGCCCTCGATCCCGCGCAGGTCGCCGCATGCACGTTCGCACTGTCCGATCTGTGCGACGACATCGCCGACCGGTGCGTGACCGGACTGTCGAGCGTGTCCGACCCCTTCATGGACGTCGTCGCGGAGCGCCACGTCCTGCGGGACCGCCCCCTGTTCATGTCGTGA
- a CDS encoding YafY family protein produces MRETSARLLRLLSLLQTRKDWSGAELADRLGITPRTVRRDVEKLRDLGYPVDATVGVGGGYQLGAGAEMPPLLLDDEEVLAVALGLQSGATGSVVGIGEASMRALTKLRQVMPSRLRHRLETLQVDVVHREPAKSAVDAQVLSAVASVCHNHERLRFDYRAYDGTESRREVEPYRLVRAGLRWYLVAWDLTRADWRSFRMDRLTPKIPTGPRFAPRELPPGGAAEFVARGINRAVTRIRARVLLHASIDEMAGLVHEDWGTLEEMPDGRCAVALGGDSVPSIANWLSAFGVDFTVLDPPELREECRRVGERHRLFADRYGNA; encoded by the coding sequence ATGCGGGAAACCTCGGCACGACTCCTCCGGCTGCTCTCCCTGCTCCAGACCCGAAAGGACTGGTCCGGGGCGGAACTCGCCGACCGACTCGGAATCACCCCACGCACCGTCCGCCGAGACGTGGAGAAACTCCGCGACCTCGGGTATCCCGTCGACGCGACGGTCGGGGTGGGCGGTGGATACCAGCTCGGCGCCGGCGCGGAGATGCCGCCGCTGCTCCTCGACGACGAAGAGGTGCTGGCCGTCGCACTCGGTCTGCAGTCCGGCGCGACCGGTTCCGTCGTCGGCATCGGCGAGGCGTCGATGCGAGCGCTCACCAAACTCCGCCAGGTGATGCCGTCACGACTCCGGCACCGACTCGAGACGCTGCAGGTCGACGTGGTCCACCGCGAGCCCGCGAAGAGCGCCGTCGACGCGCAGGTGCTGTCCGCCGTCGCCTCCGTGTGCCACAACCACGAACGGCTCCGATTCGACTACCGCGCCTACGACGGCACCGAGAGCCGTCGTGAGGTGGAGCCGTACCGGCTCGTCCGGGCCGGCCTGCGCTGGTACCTCGTCGCCTGGGACCTCACGCGCGCGGACTGGCGATCCTTCCGCATGGACCGCCTGACACCGAAGATCCCGACGGGACCACGATTCGCGCCCCGCGAACTGCCGCCCGGCGGCGCCGCGGAATTCGTCGCCCGAGGAATCAACCGGGCCGTCACCCGGATCCGGGCGCGAGTGCTGCTGCACGCGTCGATCGACGAGATGGCGGGCCTGGTGCACGAGGACTGGGGCACCCTCGAGGAGATGCCCGACGGGCGGTGCGCGGTCGCGCTCGGCGGCGACTCCGTACCGTCGATCGCCAACTGGCTCAGCGCATTCGGCGTCGACTTCACCGTCCTCGACCCGCCTGAGCTGCGCGAAGAGTGCCGGCGCGTGGGTGAACGTCACCGCCTGTTCGCCGACCGCTACGGTAACGCCTGA
- a CDS encoding urease subunit gamma, translating to MRLSPHEQERLLLSYAADLARRRRQRGLVLNHPEAVALITDHILEGARDGRSVAELMVSGREVLTRSDVMDGVPEMLHDVQVEATFPDGTKLVTVHDPIA from the coding sequence ATGCGACTGTCGCCCCACGAGCAGGAGCGTCTGCTCCTGAGTTATGCCGCGGACCTCGCGCGCAGGCGCCGGCAGCGTGGGCTGGTGTTGAACCATCCGGAGGCGGTGGCCCTCATCACGGATCACATCCTCGAGGGTGCCCGCGACGGCCGGTCGGTGGCAGAACTGATGGTGTCCGGTCGTGAGGTGCTCACCCGGTCGGACGTGATGGACGGCGTTCCGGAGATGCTGCACGACGTGCAGGTGGAGGCCACGTTCCCGGACGGTACCAAGCTCGTCACCGTCCACGATCCGATTGCGTAG
- a CDS encoding nuclear transport factor 2 family protein yields the protein MDLEAIKQIEQLKHRYSRALDTKSWVEFADTMVPDVTATYSEYLTFDSRDSFVSFLENTLGTHVITEHQCGQPEITVTGDTAVGVWFLADTTLIPEDGMLLRGSAYYHDRYLLCPDGNWRITHTGYERTWESVAALSDFPSFRLTSNKWAMLQPPASA from the coding sequence ATGGATCTCGAAGCAATTAAACAGATCGAGCAGCTCAAGCACCGTTATTCACGTGCTCTCGACACGAAGTCGTGGGTGGAGTTTGCCGATACGATGGTCCCGGACGTCACCGCGACGTACAGCGAATACCTCACGTTCGACTCCCGTGACTCATTCGTGTCCTTCCTCGAGAACACTCTCGGGACCCACGTCATCACGGAGCATCAGTGCGGCCAGCCCGAGATCACCGTCACCGGTGACACCGCGGTCGGCGTGTGGTTTCTCGCCGACACCACACTGATTCCCGAAGACGGGATGCTGTTACGGGGCTCTGCCTACTACCACGATCGTTATCTCCTGTGCCCCGACGGGAACTGGCGGATCACGCACACCGGATACGAACGCACCTGGGAATCGGTGGCGGCGCTCTCCGATTTCCCGAGTTTCCGGCTCACTTCCAACAAGTGGGCGATGTTGCAACCTCCCGCGTCCGCCTGA
- a CDS encoding glyoxalase/bleomycin resistance/extradiol dioxygenase family protein translates to MSPDVPVPGALPYLTVRRGVEAIAWYSKVFGAEVVGEPIVMDDGRVGHAELRLPTGMIYLAEEFPEMGLTAPESGATSVSLMLSVDDPDAVLVGARDAGGTVERWISEGHGHRNATLIDPFGHRWLLVGPSDPAAPA, encoded by the coding sequence ATGTCTCCGGACGTCCCCGTTCCCGGCGCGCTGCCGTATCTGACGGTGCGGCGGGGCGTCGAGGCCATCGCGTGGTATTCCAAGGTGTTCGGCGCCGAGGTGGTGGGGGAGCCGATCGTCATGGACGACGGCAGGGTGGGCCATGCCGAACTGCGGTTGCCGACCGGAATGATCTACCTGGCGGAGGAGTTTCCCGAGATGGGCCTGACCGCGCCGGAATCCGGGGCGACGTCCGTGAGCCTGATGTTGTCGGTCGACGATCCCGATGCGGTTCTGGTCGGTGCCCGCGACGCCGGCGGCACGGTGGAACGGTGGATCTCGGAGGGGCACGGACACCGCAACGCGACCCTCATCGACCCGTTCGGCCATCGCTGGCTGTTGGTGGGGCCATCGGATCCGGCCGCGCCCGCCTGA
- a CDS encoding cold-shock protein: MAEGIVKWFNSEKGFGFIAPEDGSADVFVHYSEIQSGGFRTLEENQRVSFEIGQGNKGPQATGVTLI; this comes from the coding sequence ATGGCAGAGGGCATCGTGAAGTGGTTCAACTCCGAGAAGGGGTTCGGCTTCATCGCCCCCGAGGACGGCAGCGCTGACGTGTTCGTCCATTACTCGGAGATCCAGAGCGGCGGCTTCCGCACGCTCGAGGAGAATCAGCGTGTTTCGTTCGAGATCGGCCAGGGCAACAAGGGCCCGCAGGCCACCGGCGTCACCCTGATCTGA